The Eleginops maclovinus isolate JMC-PN-2008 ecotype Puerto Natales chromosome 3, JC_Emac_rtc_rv5, whole genome shotgun sequence genome includes a region encoding these proteins:
- the fzd1 gene encoding frizzled-1, translated as MAHHRLLRAGLTLLFFILFVNVGIFRVNGQYGGDRGMSIPEHGFCQPISIPLCTDIAYNETIMPNLLGHTNQEDAGLEVHQFYPLVKVQCSPDLKFFLCSMYAPVCTVLEQALPPCRSLCERARQGCEALMNKFGFQWPDSLACETFPVHGAGELCVGQNMSDRTEGDSPGPEVFPTPRPIPEHPMPGQFRCPASLRVPPYLNYRFLGQENCGAPCEPKRSHGMMYFNEEELKFARIWIGIWSVLCCASTLFTVLTYLVDMKRFSYPERPIVFLSGCYTMVSIAYIAGFLLEDKVVCNDRFDNDIRTVVQGTKKEGCTILFMMLYFFSMASSIWWVILALTWFLAAGMKWGHEAIEANSQYFHLAAWAVPAIKTITILAVGQVDGDVLSGVCFVGINSVDALRGFVLAPLFVYLFIGTSFLLAGFVSLFRIRTIMKHDGTKTEKLEKLMVRIGIFSVLYTVPATIVIACYFYEQAFREQWERTWVSQTCKTYAVPCPVQNHPNMSPDFTVFMIKYLMTLIVGITSGFWIWSGKTLNSWRRFYTRLANSKQGETTV; from the coding sequence ATGGCTCACCACAGACTCCTCCGTGCGGGTttgactttattgttttttattctgttcgTGAATGTGGGGATTTTTCGAGTGAATGGACAATACGGCGGGGACCGAGGAATGTCTATACCGGAGCACGGGTTCTGCCAGCCGATCTCCATTCCGCTGTGTACGGACATCGCGTACAACGAGACCATCATGCCCAACCTGCTCGGGCACACCAACCAGGAGGACGCGGGTCTGGAGGTGCACCAGTTCTACCCGCTGGTTAAGGTCCAGTGCTCTCCGGATTTAAAGTTCTTCCTCTGCTCCATGTACGCGCCCGTGTGCACGGTGCTGGAGCAGGCGCTGCCCCCGTGCCGCTCTCTGTGCGAGCGCGCGCGGCAGGGCTGCGAGGCGCTCATGAACAAGTTTGGCTTCCAGTGGCCCGACAGTCTCGCGTGCGAGACCTTCCCGGTGCACGGAGCAGGAGAGCTGTGCGTCGGGCAGAACATGTCCGACCGCACGGAGGGAGACAGCCCCGGCCCCGAGGTGTTCCCGACCCCGCGCCCGATTCCTGAACACCCAATGCCCGGGCAGTTTAGATGCCCGGCCTCGCTGCGGGTGCCCCCCTACCTGAACTACCGCTTCCTCGGGCAGGAGAACTGTGGCGCTCCCTGTGAGCCCAAGAGGTCTCACGGGATGATGTACTTCAACGAGGAGGAGCTGAAATTTGCCAGGATCTGGATTGGGATCTGGTCCGTGTTGTGCTGCGCCTCCACTTTGTTCACTGTGCTGACCTACCTGGTGGACATGAAGCGCTTCAGCTACCCGGAGCGGCCCATTGTCTTCCTGTCCGGCTGCTACACCATGGTGTCCATCGCCTACATCGCTGGGTTTCTACTGGAGGACAAGGTTGTTTGTAATGACAGGTTCGACAACGACATAAGGACTGTGGTGCAGGGCACAAAGAAGGAGGGCTGCACCATCCTCTTCATGATGCTCTACTTCTTCAGCATGGCCAGCTCCATCTGGTGGGTCATTCTGGCTCTTACCTGGTTCCTGGCAGCTGGGATGAAATGGGGCCATGAGGCCATCGAGGCTAACTCCCAGTACTTCCACCTGGCGGCCTGGGCCGTCCCCGCCATCAAGACCATCACCATCCTGGCTGTGGGGCAGGTGGATGGAGACGTGCTGAGCGGGGTTTGCTTCGTGGGCATCAACAGTGTGGACGCCCTGCGAGGCTTCGTCCTGGCCCCGCTGTTCGTCTACCTATTCATCGGAACCTCCTTCCTGTTGGCGGGCTTCGTCTCACTGTTTCGTATCCGGACCATCATGAAGCACGACGGCACCAAGACGGAGAAGCTGGAGAAGCTGATGGTGCGGATAGGGATCTTCAGCGTGCTGTACACGGTGCCGGCCACCATCGTCATCGCCTGTTACTTCTACGAGCAGGCCTTCAGGGAGCAGTGGGAGAGGACGTGGGTCAGCCAGACGTGCAAGACCTACGCTGTGCCGTGTCCTGTCCAGAACCACCCCAACATGAGTCCAGACTTCACTGTCTTCATGATAAAGTATCTAATGACACTCATTGTGGGCATCACCTCTGGCTTCTGGATCTGGTCTGGGAAAACCCTGAACTCCTGGAGGAGGTTTTACACGAGACTGGCCAACAGTAAACAGGGGGAGACCACGGTGTGA